The following DNA comes from Betaproteobacteria bacterium.
TTGTAGCGCGCCGTGACGGTGCCCCCCCCTGCTTGTGCGGTGTAAGTGCCGGTGCCGTGATCGATCGTCACGGCGTCAGCGTTTGTGTTCCCGGTAACTTCCACAAGCTGACAGGTGAGCACCGCAGGAGTCCCCACCGGACCGGCGATGAGGAGAGCGTTGCCTCGGAGGAGTCCGGTGCGGCCCCCGAGAGTCGATGACGTCGCCTTGGATGAGTTGGTGGAGAAGGTGAACGACTTTCCGGCAACGATCAGGTCGGTATTTCCGTAAAAGGCGGCCAACTGGTCGGGAGCACCGGAAGCACCCTGGGTGATCTGAGCGGTGGCGAGCGGGAACGTGAAATCCTGGCTGCCGCTGCTGCGGAGACTGTCGTGAGCATTGACGGTGCAGTTCATGGGATTGGCGGCACCGAAGGTTCCAAAGCCGTATCCCGCCTGCTTGATGTCACGCTCGATGGAGAACAAGGCGACGGCTCCTGACATCTGTGCGTCGCTTGCTGCCGCCGTTGTGCGCTTGCGTCCTTCCGCTACGGCCAGGACGGAGAAGATGACGAGGATGCCAAGCATCGCGATGACAAGGCCGACCATTATTTCGATGAGGCTCATGCCTCTCGCGCCGCGATGTTGCGGGAACTGCAGGAAGGGCGTCGTCGACGGCATGGTTGGCGCTCAGTTGATGTTTGCGACCAGGACGTGGCGGTGTGCTGCCGTATCCGAGGGGGTGCGCCAGCAGACGGTCACGGTTACGCGGTTTGCGTTGGCGGTATCCACGAGTATCTGTTGCATGGCGTTGGTGGCGCCTGGAAGCCCGGTTCCTGCAGCCGTGATGTCGGCCACCCACTGGGTGACGGCAGCGTTGGCAGAAGCGCTGCCGGAGAACGAGCACGTACCGCTTCCAGGCAGGTGCTGGAACGCCAGAAGGCTGTTTGTCAGAGTCGCGCTGGTAGAGCGGTCAACGTTCGCCCAGATCTGTCCGACGATGCGATTGGCGTAGTTCGCGGCCTCGACTCTGTATTGGCTGTCTGACGTACGAGAAGTGGCAGCCGCGTACATGCCGACCAGC
Coding sequences within:
- the pilV gene encoding type IV pilus modification protein PilV encodes the protein MKIDRCKQKGVTLIESLIAILLFSMGILALVGMYAAATSRTSDSQYRVEAANYANRIVGQIWANVDRSTSATLTNSLLAFQHLPGSGTCSFSGSASANAAVTQWVADITAAGTGLPGATNAMQQILVDTANANRVTVTVCWRTPSDTAAHRHVLVANIN
- a CDS encoding PilW family protein, with product MSLIEIMVGLVIAMLGILVIFSVLAVAEGRKRTTAAASDAQMSGAVALFSIERDIKQAGYGFGTFGAANPMNCTVNAHDSLRSSGSQDFTFPLATAQITQGASGAPDQLAAFYGNTDLIVAGKSFTFSTNSSKATSSTLGGRTGLLRGNALLIAGPVGTPAVLTCQLVEVTGNTNADAVTIDHGTGTYTAQAGGGTVTARYNKTTGPAFTNGFIYDLGNTPRRNVWSIQNARLVVQDDLHWTDADADGANDPLAVYDDIVNLQAEYGVAVDSNGDGALDSIGSWTTTAPPDMSSVYAIRVGLLARSKQAEKTKVTTTAPRWAAGSFTMSNADGTTDSDPGDVTAGDPNNWRNYRYRVHETLVPIRNVVWGNLK